In Coturnix japonica isolate 7356 chromosome 9, Coturnix japonica 2.1, whole genome shotgun sequence, a single window of DNA contains:
- the KLHL30 gene encoding kelch-like protein 30 isoform X1 codes for MVRNVDDFDFCLPSHAQGVLEGLQRLRAHPKLSDVTLLAGGREFPCHRGVLALCSHYFHAMFSGDFAESIAARVELKEVDPAALEMLLDFAYTGKVTVNQSNVEGLMRTSSQLHFPTIQQVCSRYLRQQMDATNCLGICEFGESHGCPEVSSKAWSFLQENFEAVSQQEEFLQLSKERLAVYLSNEQLQVQEEQSVAEAVLRWVRYDPGQRAQFLPELLELARLVSLPDHYLQNLLATEPLVRDSAASQALVARSRAALGATGTVPAPPKAAPPQKLEEVLVVVGGRVLEESEDEEGGLETPAAPRNFAFYNPKTRRWMALPDFPDYNKWGFSLVALNNDVYVTGGSRGSRNDTWSTTQAWRFCPKDGVWTAIASMLRARTNHTSAVLNGEIYVLGGTTVEVVEVERYDPYNQSWAAISPALKYVSNFAAAGCLGKLYLVGSCAVKYNALTLQCYNPVRDAWSVITSPFIPKYLSAPRCATLHGLIYLIGDNTKKVHVYDPEANIWQKVQLLHTLHENGGMVPLGDRLFVTGGHWKGMDGDYRVEMEVYDCAKDRWVREGSLPCLWLFHSSSSIFMDTSKWTEAFPGDQEW; via the exons ATGGTGCGCAATGTGGATGACTTTGACTTCTGCCTGCCGTCGCACGCGCAGGGCgtgctggaggggctgcagcgGCTGCGTGCCCACCCCAAGCTGTCGGATGTGACGCTGCTGGCAGGTGGCCGGGAGTTCCCGTGCCACCGCGGGGTGCTGGCGCTCTGCAGCCACTACTTCCACGCCATGTTCTCCGGGGACTTCGCCGAGAGCATCGCCGCACGCGTGGAGCTGAAGGAGGTGGACCCCGCAGcgctggagatgctgctggacTTTGCCTACACGGGGAAGGTGACCGTCAACCAGAGCAACGTGGAGGGGCTGATGCGCACCTCCAGCCAGCTGCACTTCCCCACCATCCAGCAGGTGTGCAGCCGCTACCTGCGGCAGCAGATGGACGCCACCAACTGCCTGGGGATCTGCGAGTTTGGCGAGAGCCACGGCTGCCCCGAGGTGTCCTCCAAGGCCTGGTCCTTCTTGCAGGAGAACTTTGAGGCTGTTTCTCAGCAGGAGGAGTTCCTCCAGCTCTCCAAGGAGAGGTTGGCCGTCTACCTCTCCAACGAGCAGCTGCAGGTGCAGGAGGAGCAAAGCGTGGCCGAAGCCGTGCTGCGCTGGGTGCGCTACGACCCAGGGCAGAGGGCCCAGTTcctgcctgagctgctggagctggccCGCCTGGTCTCGCTGCCTGACCACTACCTGCAGAATCTGCTCGCCACCGAACCCCTTGTCCGTGATTCAGCTGCCAGCCAGGCCCTGGTGGCCCGTTCCCGTGCTGCGCTTGGTGCCACCGGCACCGTCCCCGCTCCACCAAAGGCAGCTCCACCACAGAAACTGGAggaggtgctggtggtggtgggcGGCCGCGTGCTGGAGGAGAGCGAGGATGAGGAGGGGGGGCTGGAAACTCCGGCTGCCCCCAGGAACTTCGCCTTCTACAACCCCAAAACAC GGCGGTGGATGGCTCTGCCTGACTTTCCTGACTACAACAAGTGGGGCTTCTCTCTGGTGGCGCTGAACAATGACGTCTATGTCACGG GTGGTTCCCGGGGGTCCCGGAATGACACGTGGTCAACAACGCAGGCCTGGCGCTTCTGCCCCAAGGACGGTGTCTGGACAGCCATTGCCTCCATGCTGCGAGCGCGGACCAACCACACCAGCGCTGTGCTCAACGGAGAGATCTACGTCCTCGGGG GGACAACAGTGGAAGTGGTGGAGGTGGAGCGCTACGACCCCTACAACCAGAGCTGGGCAGCCATCAGCCCGGCCCTTAAATATGTCAGCAACTTCGCTGCCGCTGGCTGCCTGGGCAAGCTGTACCTGGTGGGCTCCTGCGCCGTCAAATACAACGCGCTCACCCTGCAGTGCTACAACCCTGTGCGAG ATGCATGGAGCGTGATCACGTCCCCATTCATCCCCAAGTACCTGTCAGCCCCACGCTGTGCCACGCTGCACGGCCTCATCTACCTCATCGGGGACAACACCAAGAAGGTCCATGTCTACGACCCAGAGGCCAACATCTGGCAGAAG GTGCAGCTCCTGCACACGCTGCATGAGAACGGCGGGATGGTGCCGCTGGGAGATCGGCTCTTCGTCACCGGTGGCCACTGGAAGGGCATGGACGGGGATTACCGGGTGGAGATGGAGGTGTATGACTGCGCCAAGGACCGCTGGGTGCGGGAGGGCTCGCTGCCCTGCCTCTGGCTCTTCCacagctcctcctccatcttCATGGACACCTCCAAGTGGACTGAGGCTTTCCCAGGGGACCAGGAGTGGtag
- the KLHL30 gene encoding kelch-like protein 30 isoform X2 — protein MVRNVDDFDFCLPSHAQGVLEGLQRLRAHPKLSDVTLLAGGREFPCHRGVLALCSHYFHAMFSGDFAESIAARVELKEVDPAALEMLLDFAYTGKVCSRYLRQQMDATNCLGICEFGESHGCPEVSSKAWSFLQENFEAVSQQEEFLQLSKERLAVYLSNEQLQVQEEQSVAEAVLRWVRYDPGQRAQFLPELLELARLVSLPDHYLQNLLATEPLVRDSAASQALVARSRAALGATGTVPAPPKAAPPQKLEEVLVVVGGRVLEESEDEEGGLETPAAPRNFAFYNPKTRRWMALPDFPDYNKWGFSLVALNNDVYVTGGSRGSRNDTWSTTQAWRFCPKDGVWTAIASMLRARTNHTSAVLNGEIYVLGGTTVEVVEVERYDPYNQSWAAISPALKYVSNFAAAGCLGKLYLVGSCAVKYNALTLQCYNPVRDAWSVITSPFIPKYLSAPRCATLHGLIYLIGDNTKKVHVYDPEANIWQKVQLLHTLHENGGMVPLGDRLFVTGGHWKGMDGDYRVEMEVYDCAKDRWVREGSLPCLWLFHSSSSIFMDTSKWTEAFPGDQEW, from the exons ATGGTGCGCAATGTGGATGACTTTGACTTCTGCCTGCCGTCGCACGCGCAGGGCgtgctggaggggctgcagcgGCTGCGTGCCCACCCCAAGCTGTCGGATGTGACGCTGCTGGCAGGTGGCCGGGAGTTCCCGTGCCACCGCGGGGTGCTGGCGCTCTGCAGCCACTACTTCCACGCCATGTTCTCCGGGGACTTCGCCGAGAGCATCGCCGCACGCGTGGAGCTGAAGGAGGTGGACCCCGCAGcgctggagatgctgctggacTTTGCCTACACGGGGAAG GTGTGCAGCCGCTACCTGCGGCAGCAGATGGACGCCACCAACTGCCTGGGGATCTGCGAGTTTGGCGAGAGCCACGGCTGCCCCGAGGTGTCCTCCAAGGCCTGGTCCTTCTTGCAGGAGAACTTTGAGGCTGTTTCTCAGCAGGAGGAGTTCCTCCAGCTCTCCAAGGAGAGGTTGGCCGTCTACCTCTCCAACGAGCAGCTGCAGGTGCAGGAGGAGCAAAGCGTGGCCGAAGCCGTGCTGCGCTGGGTGCGCTACGACCCAGGGCAGAGGGCCCAGTTcctgcctgagctgctggagctggccCGCCTGGTCTCGCTGCCTGACCACTACCTGCAGAATCTGCTCGCCACCGAACCCCTTGTCCGTGATTCAGCTGCCAGCCAGGCCCTGGTGGCCCGTTCCCGTGCTGCGCTTGGTGCCACCGGCACCGTCCCCGCTCCACCAAAGGCAGCTCCACCACAGAAACTGGAggaggtgctggtggtggtgggcGGCCGCGTGCTGGAGGAGAGCGAGGATGAGGAGGGGGGGCTGGAAACTCCGGCTGCCCCCAGGAACTTCGCCTTCTACAACCCCAAAACAC GGCGGTGGATGGCTCTGCCTGACTTTCCTGACTACAACAAGTGGGGCTTCTCTCTGGTGGCGCTGAACAATGACGTCTATGTCACGG GTGGTTCCCGGGGGTCCCGGAATGACACGTGGTCAACAACGCAGGCCTGGCGCTTCTGCCCCAAGGACGGTGTCTGGACAGCCATTGCCTCCATGCTGCGAGCGCGGACCAACCACACCAGCGCTGTGCTCAACGGAGAGATCTACGTCCTCGGGG GGACAACAGTGGAAGTGGTGGAGGTGGAGCGCTACGACCCCTACAACCAGAGCTGGGCAGCCATCAGCCCGGCCCTTAAATATGTCAGCAACTTCGCTGCCGCTGGCTGCCTGGGCAAGCTGTACCTGGTGGGCTCCTGCGCCGTCAAATACAACGCGCTCACCCTGCAGTGCTACAACCCTGTGCGAG ATGCATGGAGCGTGATCACGTCCCCATTCATCCCCAAGTACCTGTCAGCCCCACGCTGTGCCACGCTGCACGGCCTCATCTACCTCATCGGGGACAACACCAAGAAGGTCCATGTCTACGACCCAGAGGCCAACATCTGGCAGAAG GTGCAGCTCCTGCACACGCTGCATGAGAACGGCGGGATGGTGCCGCTGGGAGATCGGCTCTTCGTCACCGGTGGCCACTGGAAGGGCATGGACGGGGATTACCGGGTGGAGATGGAGGTGTATGACTGCGCCAAGGACCGCTGGGTGCGGGAGGGCTCGCTGCCCTGCCTCTGGCTCTTCCacagctcctcctccatcttCATGGACACCTCCAAGTGGACTGAGGCTTTCCCAGGGGACCAGGAGTGGtag
- the ILKAP gene encoding integrin-linked kinase-associated serine/threonine phosphatase 2C isoform X1: MDLFGDLPEPGGSERGNEAQRQLRLFDDLPAAGSAGTGKGSSFLFDDLPPASSSDAASSAPEQVSAGGDAKGEKRKSLEEEEKNGREELVEKKVCKGSVGILGLKGYVAERKGEREDMQDAHVILNDITEECQPLPSQVTRVSYFAVFDGHGGVRASKFAAQNLHLNLIKKFPKGEVVSVEKTVKRCLLDTFKHTDEEFLKQASSQKPAWKDGSTATCVLAVDNTLYIANLGDSRAILCRYNEESQKHAALSLSKEHNPTQYEERMRIQKAGGNVRDGRVLGVLEVSRSIGDGQYKRCGVISVPDIKRCQLTHNDRFILIACDGLFKVFTPEEAVNFIVSCLEDKNIQKREGKQEADARYEAACNRLANKAVQRGSADNVTVMVVRIEH, encoded by the exons ATGGATCTGTTCGGGGACCTGCCCGAGCCCGGCGGATCCGAGCGGG GGAACGAGGCCCAGCGGCAGCTGCGGCTGTTCGATGACCTCCCGGCTGCCGGCAGCGCTGGCACAG GTAAAGGAAGCTCGTTCCTCTTCGATGACCTccctccagccagcagcagtgatgcag cCTCCAGTGCTCCTGAGCAGGTGTCAGCGGGGGGCGAtgcaaaaggagagaaaaggaagtccttggaggaggaagagaagaatggCAGGGAAGAACttgtggaaaagaaagtttGTAAAG GGTCAGTGGGCATCCTTGGACTGAAGGGCTACGTGGCAGAGAGGAAAGGTGAAAGAGAAGACATGCAGGATGCACATGTCATCTTAAATGATATCACTGAGGAGTGCCAGCCTCTGCCCTCCCAAGT CACACGTGTCTCATACTTCGCTGTTTTTGATGGCCACGGGGGAGTCCGAGCCTCAAAGTTTGCAGCACAGAACCTGCACCTCAACCTGATCAAGAAATTTCCAAAAG GTGAGGTGGTCAGTGTGGAGAAAACCGTGAAGAGATGCCTTTTGGACACCTTCAAACATACAGATGAAGAGTTTTTAAAGCAGGCATCCAGTCA AAAGCCTGCGTGGAAGGATGGCTCCACAGCCACGTGTGTCCTGGCTGTAGACAATACTCTCTACATCGCCAACCTCGGAGACAGCCGG GCGATTCTGTGTCGTTACAATGAAGAGAGCCAGAAGCACGCGGCCTTAAGCCTGAGCAAGGAGCACAACCCCACCCAGTATGAGGAACGTATGAGGATACAGAAAGCGGGGGGAAATGTCAG GGATGGAAGAGTGCTGGGAGTGCTGGAGGTTTCCCGCTCCATTGGGGACGGCCAGTACAAGCGCTGTGGTGTAATCTCTGTGCCAGATATCAAACGCTGCCAGCTCACACACAATGACAG GTTCATCCTGATAGCGTGTGACGGCCTCTTTAAAGTCTTTACGCCAGAAGAAGCTGTGAACTTCATTGTGTCCTGCTTGGAG GATAAGAACAtccagaaaagagaagggaagcagGAAGCAGATGCTAGATATGAAGCTGCCTGTAACAGACTGGCCAACAAGGCAGTGCAGCGAGGGTCGGCGGACAACGTGACGGTCATGGTGGTCCGGATAGAGCACTGA
- the ILKAP gene encoding integrin-linked kinase-associated serine/threonine phosphatase 2C isoform X4 — MDLFGDLPEPGGSERGNEAQRQLRLFDDLPAAGSAGTGSVGILGLKGYVAERKGEREDMQDAHVILNDITEECQPLPSQVTRVSYFAVFDGHGGVRASKFAAQNLHLNLIKKFPKGEVVSVEKTVKRCLLDTFKHTDEEFLKQASSQKPAWKDGSTATCVLAVDNTLYIANLGDSRAILCRYNEESQKHAALSLSKEHNPTQYEERMRIQKAGGNVRDGRVLGVLEVSRSIGDGQYKRCGVISVPDIKRCQLTHNDRFILIACDGLFKVFTPEEAVNFIVSCLEDKNIQKREGKQEADARYEAACNRLANKAVQRGSADNVTVMVVRIEH; from the exons ATGGATCTGTTCGGGGACCTGCCCGAGCCCGGCGGATCCGAGCGGG GGAACGAGGCCCAGCGGCAGCTGCGGCTGTTCGATGACCTCCCGGCTGCCGGCAGCGCTGGCACAG GGTCAGTGGGCATCCTTGGACTGAAGGGCTACGTGGCAGAGAGGAAAGGTGAAAGAGAAGACATGCAGGATGCACATGTCATCTTAAATGATATCACTGAGGAGTGCCAGCCTCTGCCCTCCCAAGT CACACGTGTCTCATACTTCGCTGTTTTTGATGGCCACGGGGGAGTCCGAGCCTCAAAGTTTGCAGCACAGAACCTGCACCTCAACCTGATCAAGAAATTTCCAAAAG GTGAGGTGGTCAGTGTGGAGAAAACCGTGAAGAGATGCCTTTTGGACACCTTCAAACATACAGATGAAGAGTTTTTAAAGCAGGCATCCAGTCA AAAGCCTGCGTGGAAGGATGGCTCCACAGCCACGTGTGTCCTGGCTGTAGACAATACTCTCTACATCGCCAACCTCGGAGACAGCCGG GCGATTCTGTGTCGTTACAATGAAGAGAGCCAGAAGCACGCGGCCTTAAGCCTGAGCAAGGAGCACAACCCCACCCAGTATGAGGAACGTATGAGGATACAGAAAGCGGGGGGAAATGTCAG GGATGGAAGAGTGCTGGGAGTGCTGGAGGTTTCCCGCTCCATTGGGGACGGCCAGTACAAGCGCTGTGGTGTAATCTCTGTGCCAGATATCAAACGCTGCCAGCTCACACACAATGACAG GTTCATCCTGATAGCGTGTGACGGCCTCTTTAAAGTCTTTACGCCAGAAGAAGCTGTGAACTTCATTGTGTCCTGCTTGGAG GATAAGAACAtccagaaaagagaagggaagcagGAAGCAGATGCTAGATATGAAGCTGCCTGTAACAGACTGGCCAACAAGGCAGTGCAGCGAGGGTCGGCGGACAACGTGACGGTCATGGTGGTCCGGATAGAGCACTGA
- the ILKAP gene encoding integrin-linked kinase-associated serine/threonine phosphatase 2C isoform X2, with product MDLFGDLPEPGGSERGKGSSFLFDDLPPASSSDAASSAPEQVSAGGDAKGEKRKSLEEEEKNGREELVEKKVCKGSVGILGLKGYVAERKGEREDMQDAHVILNDITEECQPLPSQVTRVSYFAVFDGHGGVRASKFAAQNLHLNLIKKFPKGEVVSVEKTVKRCLLDTFKHTDEEFLKQASSQKPAWKDGSTATCVLAVDNTLYIANLGDSRAILCRYNEESQKHAALSLSKEHNPTQYEERMRIQKAGGNVRDGRVLGVLEVSRSIGDGQYKRCGVISVPDIKRCQLTHNDRFILIACDGLFKVFTPEEAVNFIVSCLEDKNIQKREGKQEADARYEAACNRLANKAVQRGSADNVTVMVVRIEH from the exons ATGGATCTGTTCGGGGACCTGCCCGAGCCCGGCGGATCCGAGCGGG GTAAAGGAAGCTCGTTCCTCTTCGATGACCTccctccagccagcagcagtgatgcag cCTCCAGTGCTCCTGAGCAGGTGTCAGCGGGGGGCGAtgcaaaaggagagaaaaggaagtccttggaggaggaagagaagaatggCAGGGAAGAACttgtggaaaagaaagtttGTAAAG GGTCAGTGGGCATCCTTGGACTGAAGGGCTACGTGGCAGAGAGGAAAGGTGAAAGAGAAGACATGCAGGATGCACATGTCATCTTAAATGATATCACTGAGGAGTGCCAGCCTCTGCCCTCCCAAGT CACACGTGTCTCATACTTCGCTGTTTTTGATGGCCACGGGGGAGTCCGAGCCTCAAAGTTTGCAGCACAGAACCTGCACCTCAACCTGATCAAGAAATTTCCAAAAG GTGAGGTGGTCAGTGTGGAGAAAACCGTGAAGAGATGCCTTTTGGACACCTTCAAACATACAGATGAAGAGTTTTTAAAGCAGGCATCCAGTCA AAAGCCTGCGTGGAAGGATGGCTCCACAGCCACGTGTGTCCTGGCTGTAGACAATACTCTCTACATCGCCAACCTCGGAGACAGCCGG GCGATTCTGTGTCGTTACAATGAAGAGAGCCAGAAGCACGCGGCCTTAAGCCTGAGCAAGGAGCACAACCCCACCCAGTATGAGGAACGTATGAGGATACAGAAAGCGGGGGGAAATGTCAG GGATGGAAGAGTGCTGGGAGTGCTGGAGGTTTCCCGCTCCATTGGGGACGGCCAGTACAAGCGCTGTGGTGTAATCTCTGTGCCAGATATCAAACGCTGCCAGCTCACACACAATGACAG GTTCATCCTGATAGCGTGTGACGGCCTCTTTAAAGTCTTTACGCCAGAAGAAGCTGTGAACTTCATTGTGTCCTGCTTGGAG GATAAGAACAtccagaaaagagaagggaagcagGAAGCAGATGCTAGATATGAAGCTGCCTGTAACAGACTGGCCAACAAGGCAGTGCAGCGAGGGTCGGCGGACAACGTGACGGTCATGGTGGTCCGGATAGAGCACTGA
- the ILKAP gene encoding integrin-linked kinase-associated serine/threonine phosphatase 2C isoform X3, producing the protein MYSICTSDVLLRRSRLKLSLGSSLCWHLQLLVGSRLQWKEPLKLSGVLPPSHGPPYQPAEVAGAGQWSVGILGLKGYVAERKGEREDMQDAHVILNDITEECQPLPSQVTRVSYFAVFDGHGGVRASKFAAQNLHLNLIKKFPKGEVVSVEKTVKRCLLDTFKHTDEEFLKQASSQKPAWKDGSTATCVLAVDNTLYIANLGDSRAILCRYNEESQKHAALSLSKEHNPTQYEERMRIQKAGGNVRDGRVLGVLEVSRSIGDGQYKRCGVISVPDIKRCQLTHNDRFILIACDGLFKVFTPEEAVNFIVSCLEDKNIQKREGKQEADARYEAACNRLANKAVQRGSADNVTVMVVRIEH; encoded by the exons atgtactCAATTTGTACTTCTGATGTTTTGCTGAGGAGGTCCAGACTCAAGCTGAGCCTTGGTTCTTCACTCTGCTGGCATTTGCAACTTCTCGTGGGGAGCAGGCTGCAATGGAAGGAGCCCCTCAAACTCTCTGGCGTTCTGCCTCCCTCACATGGGCCTCCTTACCAGCCTGCTGAAgtggcaggagctgggcagt GGTCAGTGGGCATCCTTGGACTGAAGGGCTACGTGGCAGAGAGGAAAGGTGAAAGAGAAGACATGCAGGATGCACATGTCATCTTAAATGATATCACTGAGGAGTGCCAGCCTCTGCCCTCCCAAGT CACACGTGTCTCATACTTCGCTGTTTTTGATGGCCACGGGGGAGTCCGAGCCTCAAAGTTTGCAGCACAGAACCTGCACCTCAACCTGATCAAGAAATTTCCAAAAG GTGAGGTGGTCAGTGTGGAGAAAACCGTGAAGAGATGCCTTTTGGACACCTTCAAACATACAGATGAAGAGTTTTTAAAGCAGGCATCCAGTCA AAAGCCTGCGTGGAAGGATGGCTCCACAGCCACGTGTGTCCTGGCTGTAGACAATACTCTCTACATCGCCAACCTCGGAGACAGCCGG GCGATTCTGTGTCGTTACAATGAAGAGAGCCAGAAGCACGCGGCCTTAAGCCTGAGCAAGGAGCACAACCCCACCCAGTATGAGGAACGTATGAGGATACAGAAAGCGGGGGGAAATGTCAG GGATGGAAGAGTGCTGGGAGTGCTGGAGGTTTCCCGCTCCATTGGGGACGGCCAGTACAAGCGCTGTGGTGTAATCTCTGTGCCAGATATCAAACGCTGCCAGCTCACACACAATGACAG GTTCATCCTGATAGCGTGTGACGGCCTCTTTAAAGTCTTTACGCCAGAAGAAGCTGTGAACTTCATTGTGTCCTGCTTGGAG GATAAGAACAtccagaaaagagaagggaagcagGAAGCAGATGCTAGATATGAAGCTGCCTGTAACAGACTGGCCAACAAGGCAGTGCAGCGAGGGTCGGCGGACAACGTGACGGTCATGGTGGTCCGGATAGAGCACTGA